The genomic DNA ATCGGCCCGTCGCTCGCTACGTACCCGCGAGTCTCGGCGTGCCCCTCGAGCGCCACGGCGTCCGGCGCGAGCGCCATCATGACGGAGATCGTGGGCTCGCCCCCGTGCCCGAAGACCTGGTCGGCGTTCGGGGTGATGTCGCGGGCGACGTGGTTCGCGAGGCGCCACGGGTACAGGATGGCCAGGAGCACGCCGTGCCGCTGCCGCATCTTCGCGGCGACCGGCTCGATCGCGGCTTCGTTCGGGCCGTGGTTGTTCACGATGACGACGTGGCGGAACCCGTGCGCGATGTATCCCCCGACGACGTCCTGGACGACCGCGCGCAGCGTATCGAGCCGCAGGCTCACCGTTCCGGGAAACGCCGTGTACGGCGTGTACCCAAACCACAGCGGCGGCGCGACGTAGACATCGTCGAGACCCTCCGCGGTCCGCCGGCAGACGTACTCGGCGAGGATCGTGTCCGCGCCGGTGAAGCCGGCGGGGCCGTGCTGCTCCACGCACCCGATCGGCACGAGCAGCACCGACCCGTCCTTCGGGATTGCGCCGATCTCCTTGTAGCTCATCAGCGCGAGGCTCCACTTCCGCATTCTACATCCTCCCGGTCCGCGTCCCGGCCCACGCGGGCGCCGGGGATTTGTAGACGATCCCGTCCTTCATCACGAGCGCGATGCGGTGCGGATCCGCGACGACGGCGATGTTCGCGAGCGGGTCGCCATCCACCAGGATGAGGTCGGCGAGCATCCCGGGCGCCACCGCACCGAGCGAGTCGGCCATGCCGAGCAGTGCCGCGGCCATGCTCGTCGACGCCACGATCGACTGCATCGGCGTCATGCCGCTCTCCGTCATGTAGACGAGCTCCTTCGCGTTCTGGGCGTGGCCGAGCGCGCCCGCGTCGGTGCCCATCGCGATCTTGACGCCGCAGTCCAGCGCCCGCTTGAAGTTGCGTCGCTGCGTGTCGAACACCAGCGGCAGCTTCGCCGCCGTATACCACGGCAGGGACTGCGGGTCGGCGTCGAGCCGCTCTTTCATCCTCGCCGTCACGCTCAGCGTCGGGACGAGCCAGATGCCGAGGCGGGCCATCCGCTCGATGTCGGCCTCCTCGGCGACCGCGGCGTGTTCGATCGAGTCCACGCCGGCCTCGAGGCAGAGCTTGATCCCGTCGCCACCGTGGGCGTGCACCATGACACCCTTGCCCGCGGCGTGGGCCTCGTCCACCATGGCGCGGAGCTCCTCGAGCGTGAACTGGCGCGTGGCCGGTCCGCCGCGCGGCGAGCCGACCCCGCCGGTGGTCGCGATCTTGATCCAGTCGGCGCCGAGCCGGATGACCTCGCGCACCTTCTTGCGGCACTCGTCGGGCCCGTCGGCGATCCCGTCGGGGACGCCGGGCAGCCGGGGAAAGTCCGAGGCGAGGCCGCACGGCTGGGTCAGGTCGCCGTGCCCGCCCGTCTGCGTGATGATGACGAGGCTGATGAACAGCCGCGGCCCGGCGATGACGCCCTGCTCGATCGCCAGCTTCACGCCGAGGTCCGCGCCCGCCGCGTCGCGGAACGACGTGATGCCCGCCATCAGCGTCTCCGTGGCCCACCGCCCCGTCTGCAGCACCGCGAGGCTGGGCGCGGTGTTCATGCGCCGCCGGAGGTCCATGCCGAGGTGGGCGATGTGGTCGTGCGCGTCGATCAGCCCGGGCAGCAGGGTGAGCGACGGATGATCGTACACCGCGACGCGGTCGCCCACCGGTCCGAGCGTGGCCGCGGGGCGCACGTCCGTGATGCGGTTACCCTCGACGACAACCGCGATGTCGCGTTGCGGGAGACCGCCCGTCCCGTCGATCAGGCGTCCGGCTTTGATGATGCTCGTGGATCCTGCCACCGTGTGCTCCTCCTCGGCTCCCGGCCGGCGCGCCCCGCGTCCCTACGGCAGCGCCTTGCCGAGCCGGCGGATCAGCTCGTACAGCTCGTCGAAGTTGTGCCAGCCGAGCTCCCGCTCGTGGTCCTCGATCTCGTAGATCATCCGGTGCAGCTTCGTGTTGAGAGGGACCGGGACGCCGATCTGCGCGGCCTTCTCCTCGAGCGGGCCGTGTCCCCAGCGGACCTCGGACTTGCGCTTGCGGTAGACGATGTCCCAGTGGATGCCCGAGCCCTGCTTCACATAGGTGTGGGTGCCCTGCCGCTGGTGTTCGATCGCGAACCGGGCCTGCGTCTCCACGGTGGCGCGGATCCACGCAAACAGCCGCGCGGTGTCCTCGTGGGTCGTCGGAAAGTAGAGCGGCGGCTCGAAGAACGGTCCGCTCGGGACGTCGATCCCGTGGGCGCGGGCGACCTCGAGCGCCTCGCGGACCAGGGGGCCCGTGACGCGCTGGGCGCGGACGTCCGAGAGCACGACGTGGTACGGGAGATCGATCAGGGCGCTCGCCACGGTCTGCGACCCGAAGCACTTCTTCGCCCAGATGCGGGCCCGGATGTCGGTCAACAGGTGACACTCCGCGACCTCGGAGAGGAGGCGGTGGACCTCGCGCACGCGAGGGGTGAGGCGGCCGTCGAGCTCGCCGACGTAGACCGGGCCCTCGATGACGAACTCGAGGTGACCGGGCTCGACGTAGGCGCCGCCGTAGTCGGGGAGGGCGCCGATCGTGCGCTCCGCGCCCACGATCGACGCGATCTGGTCTTCGTTCACGAGGCCGTTTTGGAGGGAGACGACGAACCCGTCCGAACGCAGCAGGGGCTTGATGGCCGCGACGGCGTCCTGCGTGTGCTGGGACTTCACCGACAGGAGGACGCATTCGAGCGGGTCCCGGAGCTCGTCCGGGGTGAACGCCCGCTGCGGCGGCAGCCGGTGGTCGCCGCGGCCGCCGTCGACGAAGAGCCCCTTCGTGCGCAGGTGCTCGACGTGCTCGCGGTTCGTGTCCACGAACGTGACGTCCTCGCCCGCGAGCGCGAGCCACGCCCCGGTCAGCCCTCCAATGGCTCCCGCGCCCACGATCGTGATCTGCATCGGCCGCCCCATGTGATCCGAATGACCGCTACGGGTAGTCTTTGCCGAGCGACTGAATCAGCGCGCGCAGCTCATCGAAGTTGTGCCAGCCGAGCTCGCGTTGGTGATCCTCGATCTCGTAGATCATCTGGTGGAGCCGGCCGTTGAGCGGCACCGGGACGCCGGCGTCCCTGGCCTTGTCCTCGAGCGGCGCGTGGCTCCAGCGAACCTCGGACTTACGCTTGCGGTAGACGATGTCCCAGTGGATGCCCGACCCCTTCTTGATGTACGTGTGGCCGCCGGGCCGCTGCTCTTGCCGCCGGTACGCGCTCTGCTTGGCCTGGGCCTCGTCCATGAACGCGAACAACCGCCGCGTATCCTCGGCCGTCTTGGGGAAGTACAGCGCGGGCTCGAAGAACGGCCCGCCGGGGACGTCGACGCCGTGCGCGTACGCCACCTCGAGCGCTTCGCGGACG from bacterium includes the following:
- a CDS encoding creatininase family protein, whose protein sequence is MRKWSLALMSYKEIGAIPKDGSVLLVPIGCVEQHGPAGFTGADTILAEYVCRRTAEGLDDVYVAPPLWFGYTPYTAFPGTVSLRLDTLRAVVQDVVGGYIAHGFRHVVIVNNHGPNEAAIEPVAAKMRQRHGVLLAILYPWRLANHVARDITPNADQVFGHGGEPTISVMMALAPDAVALEGHAETRGYVASDGPISVASYRTGKFQGFEIGLFNEASDVLPSGASGDWSVASEARGRQILDRMVAYAREFVPAFLRLSQEAQRRRAAGSARA
- a CDS encoding amidohydrolase family protein → MAGSTSIIKAGRLIDGTGGLPQRDIAVVVEGNRITDVRPAATLGPVGDRVAVYDHPSLTLLPGLIDAHDHIAHLGMDLRRRMNTAPSLAVLQTGRWATETLMAGITSFRDAAGADLGVKLAIEQGVIAGPRLFISLVIITQTGGHGDLTQPCGLASDFPRLPGVPDGIADGPDECRKKVREVIRLGADWIKIATTGGVGSPRGGPATRQFTLEELRAMVDEAHAAGKGVMVHAHGGDGIKLCLEAGVDSIEHAAVAEEADIERMARLGIWLVPTLSVTARMKERLDADPQSLPWYTAAKLPLVFDTQRRNFKRALDCGVKIAMGTDAGALGHAQNAKELVYMTESGMTPMQSIVASTSMAAALLGMADSLGAVAPGMLADLILVDGDPLANIAVVADPHRIALVMKDGIVYKSPAPAWAGTRTGRM
- a CDS encoding 2-dehydropantoate 2-reductase, encoding MQITIVGAGAIGGLTGAWLALAGEDVTFVDTNREHVEHLRTKGLFVDGGRGDHRLPPQRAFTPDELRDPLECVLLSVKSQHTQDAVAAIKPLLRSDGFVVSLQNGLVNEDQIASIVGAERTIGALPDYGGAYVEPGHLEFVIEGPVYVGELDGRLTPRVREVHRLLSEVAECHLLTDIRARIWAKKCFGSQTVASALIDLPYHVVLSDVRAQRVTGPLVREALEVARAHGIDVPSGPFFEPPLYFPTTHEDTARLFAWIRATVETQARFAIEHQRQGTHTYVKQGSGIHWDIVYRKRKSEVRWGHGPLEEKAAQIGVPVPLNTKLHRMIYEIEDHERELGWHNFDELYELIRRLGKALP